One genomic region from Leguminivora glycinivorella isolate SPB_JAAS2020 chromosome 8, LegGlyc_1.1, whole genome shotgun sequence encodes:
- the LOC125229098 gene encoding acyl-CoA Delta-9 desaturase-like, which produces MGQRASTTPVQQARDTSWDYRYVWHIVAYSLVLYPVGLYGGYLFLVAAKWQTDIFTLLLYMASILGTTAGAHRLWSHRSYKAKWPLQLILMIFQTIALQYSAINWARDHRMHHKYVDTDADPHNATRGLFFSHLGWLMVDKHPEFERKIAALDVSDLEANPILRFQQKYYVILATISIVLPIVVPVYFWDETWTNAFFVTMWFHHFCTYNAIALVNSALHKWGYKPYDKHMLATDTSKVCLVLLGESFHNYHHAFPWDYKAAEFGGPMFNFSSMFIEFFAKIGWAYDLKTVSNDVIQKRVTRTGDGSHHIWGWGDKDLLKEDVDAAIRINPKDE; this is translated from the exons ATGGGGCAGAGGGCGTCCACA acgCCGGTCCAGCAAGCCAGAGACACCTCGTGGGACTACCGATACGTGTGGCACATCGTCGCGTACTCCCTGGTGCTGTATCCGGTGGGGCTGTACGGTGGATACCTGTTCCTGGTGGCAGCGAAATGGCAAACggatattttta CCTTGCTCTTGTATATGGCATCGATTCTGGGAACCACAGCGGGTGCCCACAGGCTCTGGAGTCACCGCTCCTACAAAGCTAAATGGCCTCTACAACTCATCCTCATGATTTTCCAGACTATTGCACTTCAG TACTCGGCGATAAACTGGGCCCGCGACCACCGCATGCACCACAAATACGTGGACACAGACGCGGACCCGCACAACGCTACCCGCGGGCTCTTCTTCTCCCACCTCGGCTGGCTCATGGTGGACAAGCACCCGGAGTTCGAGCGCAAGATCGCCGCGCTCGACGTCTCGGACCTCGAAGCTAACCCCATACTGCGCTTCCAGCAAAA atattACGTCATCCTCGCAACGATTAGCATCGTCCTACCCATCGTTGTCCCGGTTTACTTCTGGGACGAGACTTGGACAAACGCTTTCTTCGTGACGATGTGGTTCCACCACTTTTGCACATACAACGCTATTGCCCTAGTCAACTCTGCCCTCCATAAGTGGGGGTATAAGCCCTACGACAAACACATGCTTGCAACAGATACGTCTAAAGTTTGTCTAGTTCTGCTAGGGGAAAGCTTTCATAATTACCACCACGCTTTTCCCTGGGATTACAAAGCCGCGGAATTCGGCGGCCCTATGTTTAATTTCAGTAGTATGTTTATAGAATTCTTTGCGAAGATTGGCTGGGCCTACGACTTAAAGACAGTCTCGAATGACGTCATTCAGAAGCGAGTCACCCGAACGGGAGACGGTTCCCACCATATATGGGGGTGGGGCGACAAAGACCTGCTTAAAGAAGATGTCGATGCAGCGATTAGAATTAACCCTAaagatgaataa